ACGAGCACCTGGCCGCCCTGGTCCAGGACATCGGCGATGCTCGTCATCGCCTGCTCCATGGACTCGCGGCGCCCGCGACCGATGAACAGCGTACCGGAGCGGGCGGCCAGCCAGCCGATTATCGGCCAGTGGCGGACCTCCTCCTTCGACAGAAATACGCCTTCACCGGTGCCGCCGAGCACCGGAATATCCAGCCACGAGAGGTGGGGGGCCGTGAGCAGCACCGGTCCCGGGGTCGGGCGGCCACGGACCGACACCCGGATGCCGAGAATGGGGGGGATGGCGCCCAGCCACCAGCGCACGATGCGGCGATCCCGTGGGGGGCACCGCGCCGGGGCCCCACGGAAGAGCAGCGCGCTGAGTATGACGCCGAGGAGCAGATGAAGAACGAGGACCGGTAGCCGCAGCAGCCTACGAAGCCAGGGCATAGGCGGGCCGTTGGTTGCCCTGGCCGCGCAGGAAGTGGCGGACGTAGCGTTGTTGCAGGTTGTCAACGTCCAGCATGACGAACACGTCCGCCACCTGGAAGTCGGGGTCCCAGCAGGCCTCTCCGCAGGCCCAGGCCCCCACCCGCAGGTAGGCCTTCAACAGCGGGGGCATGGCGGGGGCGGGGCCGTCGAGGAGGGCGTCGTCCATGGCCGGCAGAGGCCTCTTGGGCGTCACCCGCAGGTGGTCCGGGGCCATATGATGTGCCCGCAACTCCCTCATGATGCCATGGGCCAGCACGCCGCCGTCCTGCATGGGGATGCTGGCGCAGCCGATGAGGTAGTCGATCCGGTTCAGTTCGATGAACTGGGCCAGCCCGGCCCACAGCATGCCGATGGCGGCCCCGCTACGGAAGTCGGGATCCACGCAGGTGCGCCCCATTTCCATGAAGTTGCCGGGCATGCGCAGGATGCCGCCGATGTCGAACTCGCTCTCGGAATAGAAGCCCCCCGTGCGTGCCACCATCTGACTAGTCAGGATGCGGGTGCTGCTCACCACCCTCCCAGAGGCTCCATCCAGCACCAGCAGATGCTGGCAGTGGGGATCGTAGCCGTCGGCTTCGACTTCCGGGGCCACCGTGTGCACCTCCGCCCCCATTTCCTCGGCGAATACCCGGTAGCGCAGGCGTTGGGTCGCGAGGATCTCTTCGTCACTGTGGGCCAGTTTGACCTGCAGCCTGGGACGGGAGACGCCGGATTTTTCCATTTGTTCGCTCGACATCGGGCGGGATCTCCTGAAGGTGGGTTTGGAGTTGCTACGAGTGTATGTCTTCGCCGTGTCAAAGGAATGAATGGATTATGACATTATCATGACAACGCGGCGGATTTAACCCGCTACACGCGTCAGTGATTGATAAGCCGGACCGGTTCGGATATGTGCCGCACCGGGCATTGCTCTCACTCGCCGAGAAGCCCGAAGAAGCTCTCTAAAATCGACCGTTCGCGTAACTGAACGTTCGATCGAAGAACCTGCAGCCGTTTGTTGTCGGGGTCCACCTGGAGACCGAGCGCGAGGTATTGCTCGGCCTTGGGGTAATCGCGCTGTTTGACCGCCTGCTCCGCCATGTCGGCATAGGCGGAGGCTACCTGGGCGATGCCCTGCAGGGCTACGGGGTTGCCTGGCTCCACTTCCAGCAGGCGGTTGAAGTAATAGTACGCGTTGTCTCCCGGTGGCGAGGTCAGCCGCTTGTCGGCGAGGCTGCGCCGGGCGAGCCAGCCCAGGGCCGTGGTCACCTGGGAACGCAGATGGGCGAGTTGGCCGTCAGCGGCGGAGAGACCTTCGGTAGCCGGGGCGGGCCGCACCGGCCTGTCGATGGGGGCCACGGAGATGTTCTCGTAGCGCTCGAGTTCGGTAATGAAATACCAGGTCAATACTGTGGAAATGGCCAGCACCACAACGCCGAGAATGGACCAGGTGACGCGCCGCCGGCGCCTCACGAGTTCCAGTTGCTGGGTGACATGACCGCCCATATAGCGGCGCGGGGAGCCGTTCCTTTCCTCTTGACCGGTATCCGCGCGAGAGTCCTCATCGCGGTGGGTGTAGGCCCCGGAGGCAGGACGCAGATCACGGATGTACTGGCGCAGGCGTTCGGCATCGGGGAAGCGCTCGTGCCGGTTCTTGGCCAGCATGAGATTAATTAGCGGCTGATAGGGCCTCAGCTCCCGGTCCAGCGGAGGGACCGGGGATTGCAGGTGCTGGAGGACGATGTTGATGGCCGATTCGCCCTCGAAGGGGCGTCGACCCATGATCATCTCGTAGAGGATCACTCCCAGGCTGTAGATGTCGGAACGGCCGTCCAGCACCGTTTTGCCCTCTACCTGCTCCGGACTCATGTAATACGGGCTGCCGAGGATGGTGCCCGTGGAGGTGAGTTCGGTATCCCCCAGGTGCTTGGCGATGCCGAAATCCGTGAGCACCGGTGTACCGTCGTCGCGAAACAGGATGTTGGCAGGCTTGACGTCACGATGGATGATGCCTTTGGCGTGGGCCACCGCGAGGGCGCCGGCGATCTGGTAGACGATGTCCAGGGCCATGGCCGGTGGCATGGGCGTGGCCAGGCGGCCGGTGAGATCCTGGCCGCCGAGGTATTCCATGGAGATGTATGGAAAGTCCTCGGTGATACCGATGTCATAGATGGTGATGACGTTGGGGTGGTTCACCGCCGCCAGCAGATGACCCTCGTTGAGAAACCGCCGGGCGAATTCCGCGCCGTCGTCGGAACGGGCCTCCATCACCTTGAGCACCACGTGTCGCTTGAGGGATTGCTGGGTGGCCAGATAGACCGTGGCCATGCCCCCCTTACCGATCTGGCGCTCGATCTTGTAGCCTGGGATTTCCATGGGCGGATTATAGGGGGAACATGGTGCTAATTACCCATGAAACCCATTAAGAACGGGTAAATCTCCCTCTCCGGAACTGTTATAAAGATCGGTTCCAGACACTCACCAGAAGTTTCGACGCGGACCCGCATTATGAATGATTCCACCTTCGAGAAACTGAGCAGCCGTGACATCCCGTCACTCAACGTGACCTTCGAGGAATACCGGCACGCCCGCACCGGCGCACGCCATCTCCATCTGGTCTCGGAAGATACCAACAACGCCTTCATGGTGGCGTTCCTCACGGTGCCCCAGGACTCCACAGGGGTGGCCCATATCCTCGAGCATACGGCGCTGTGCGGCAGCCGCCATTATCCGGTGCGGGACCCCTTTTTCATGATGACCCGGCGCTCCCTGTCCACCTTCATGAACGCCTTCACCAGCAGCGACTGGACCGCCTACCCCTTCGCCAGCCAGAACGAGAAGGACTTCGACAACCTGCTCCAGGTCTACCTGGACGCCGCCTTCTTTCCCAATCTCCACGAGTTGGACTTCGCCCAGGAGGGCCACCGGGTGGAATTCGCCGAGCCCCGCAACCCCGACTCCGATCTGGTGTTCAAGGGGGTGGTGTACAACGAGATGAAGGGGGCGATGAGTTCCGCTGTGAGTCGCCTGTGGCAGTTGCTGCAGGAGCATCTGTTTCCCACCAATACCTACCATTACAACAGTGGTGGTGAGCCCGAGCACATCCCGGATCTCGGCTATGAGGACCTGCTGGCCTTCCACCGCCGTCATTACCATCCGTCCAATGCCATCTTTCTGACCTATGGCACGTTGCCGGCCTCCTGGCACCAGGAGCGCTTCGAGGAACGGGCCCTCAAGGAGTTCGACCGCCTCGACATCGACTTGAGGGTGCCGGCGGAGCAGCGCTACACCGCGCCCGTCGCCGTGGAATCTGCCTACCCCCTGGAGGGCGAGGAGGACACCCGCGACCGTACCCACATCGTCATGGGCTGGCTGCTGGACCGCACCACCGATCTCAAGGCCACCCTGGAGGCCCATCTGTTGTCCGGTGTACTGCTGGACAACAGCGCCTCGCCCCTGCGCCAGGCCCTGGAGACCACGGACCTGGGGGCGGCGCCTTCGGAACTCTGCGGCTTCAGTGATTCCACCATGGAGGGCGCTTTCATGTGCGGTCTCGAGGGCTCCAACCCGGAGTCCGCCGATGCCGTGGAGCGGCTCATCCTCGGCGTGCTGGAGCAGGTGGCCGCCGCAGGGGTGGCGCAGGATATGGTGGAATCGGTGCTCCACCAGTTGGAACTCTCCCAGCGGGAGATCAGCGGCGGGCGCTTCCCCTACGGCCTGCGCCTGATGATCAACGCCCTCGGGGCCGCCATCCACGGTGGCGATGCGGCGGCGGTGCTGGACCTCGACTGGGCCCTGGCCACCCTGCGGGAGGACATCAAGGATACCGATTTCATTCCCCTCCTCACCCGCCGCCTGCTGCTGGACAACCCCCACCGGGTGCGGGTGGTGATGGCACCGGACAAGGAGTTGGTCCGCCATCAGCAGGAGCGGGAGAAGGCGCGACTGGCCCTGATGAAAGAGGCCCTCGACGAACGTGCCCGCCAGGCCGTCATCGAACGTACCGCTGCCCTGGAGGCCCGGCAGATGAAGGAGGACGACCCGTCTCTGCTGCCCAAGGTGGGCCTCGAGGACGTGGCCCCCGACCTCGTGGTGGCCGAGGGCAGCGAGGCGCGCGTCGGGGACCTTACCGCCACGTGGTTCGGTCAGGGCACCAACGGCCTGGTATACAGCCATGTCGTGGTGGAGCTGCCCGAACTCTCCAAGGCCCAGGAAGATCTCCTGCCAGTGTTCTGCGACTGTGTCACCGAGGTGGGGGCGGGGGAGCAGGATTATCTCGAGACCCAACGACGCCAGGCCGCGGTCACGGGGAGTCTGAACGCCGGCTTTTCCATGCGCGGCGCGGTGGACGACGTGTCCCGCGCCCGCGGCTTCTACACCCTGAGCTCCAAGGCCCTGGTGCGCAACACCGCGCCCATGGTGGAGATGCTGCAGGCGGTCTATGAGCGGCCCCGCTTCGATGAGCTGGCGCGCCTCAAGGAACTGGTGTCCCAGTTGCGCCTGCAGCGGGAGATGGGGATCACCGACCACGGTCACGGCCTGGCCATGACCGCCGCCGCGGCGGGCCTGTCCCCATCCGCCACCCTGGCCCACCGCTGGAACGGTCTCGAGGGGATCCGTACCCTCAAGCGCCTGGACACGGCCCTCAAGGAGCAGGACGGCATCAAACGCCTGTCCGCAGATCTCGAGGCAATCCGGGACACCCTGCTCACGGGCCCGCGCCGCCTGCTGGTGGTGGCCGAGGACGGGGTCCGGGACGAGGTGTTGGAGACCGTGAGCCGGGTGTGGCGCGGACCGGTGGAGACCGGCTCCTTCCGCCCCCTGGTGCCACCCCAGCCCGAGGGTGTGGTCAAAGAGGGCTGGGCGGTGAACACCCAGGTGAACTTCTGCGCCAAGGCCTATCCCACGGTGGCCGTGGACCACGCCGATGCCGCCGCCCTGATGGTGCTGGGCCGCTTTCTCACCAATGGCTTCCTGCACCGCGCCATCCGCGAGCAGGGCGGGGCCTATGGCTCCGGCGCCGGCTACGATTCCGATGCCGGGGCTTTCCGCTTCTTCTCCTATCGTGATCCGCGGCTGGAAGGCACCCTGGCCGATTTCGACGGCTCGGTGGACTGGCTGTTGTCGGCCAGGCACGAGCCGCGCCAGGTGGAGGAGGCCATCCTCGGCGTCATCGGCGCCATCGACCGGCCCGAATCCCCGGCCGGCGAGGCGGTGAAGGCCTTCTATGGCGAGCTCCATGGCCGCGATGCCGGGCAGCGCCGACGCCTGCGCTCGCGCCTGCTCGATGTGAGCCTGGAGGATCTCAGGCGCGTGGCGCAGACCTGGTTGACGCCCGCCGCCGCCCATACCGCCGTGGTCAGCGACCGCGGTACCCTGGAGCGGGTGGCCCCGCAGCTGGGGCTGAACATTCAGTCCCTGTGACAGGCGCGGCGACGCTGCGGACGATGGCGGTGGACTCCCGGGTGCCTTGTCCCGGGTCCCGGCCCGGGCCTCTTCAGGGGGAACGCTGTCGCAACCCCCTGGCGCCGGCCCTGATTCGAGGAACCGTCAGGTCCGGATCTCTCCTCCGCGCTCGTCCTGCAGCGAGGTATTGAGGGGTTCGCCACCGGTATCGATGTGGATGGTGCGCACCTCGGGCAGGCGATCGGCGATGTAGGCGGACATGGCCTTGGTCATGTTGTCGTCCCCGGTCTCCAGGGCGGTGAGCAGGCGGTCGGCGACGATCTGGGCGCGCGTCACGCGGTCGGGGTGCTCGATGAACTGGGGCCCCATGCGCCAGCCGCGGTCCATGTCCTTGTCCATCTTGGCGAACATGGGTCGTCCCATGGCGATGTGTTCCGGGGTGACGTCGATGTCGAACTGGCGTTCGTTGATGAGGATCTTGATCTGCATGATTTCAGGATAATGGCGATGGGCCGGGCATTTTACCAGCAGTGGCCGGGGGATTGCGGGCGATAAAGACACCATGGCCATCCGTGCCTTCAACGAGAGGGTGCGGGACGACACAAGGGTGGACATCAGCCTGGTACCCATCGGCGACGGCCACGCCCTGGCCCGCAAGCGAGAGCTATAACCCGAACAGGAGCGAGACGGCGATGGCGGTACGCGAGGTCTTGAAAATGGGCGATCCGCGGCTGGCGGAGGTGGCGCGGCCGGTGACCGATTTCGGTTCCACGGAACTGGGGGCCCTGCTGGTGGACATGCACGACACCATGGCGGCCCAGAACGGCGCCGGGTTGGCAGCCCCCCAGATCGGCGTGCCCCTGCGGGTAGTGGTGTTCGGCTACGATATCAATCCCCGCTATCCGGACGCGCCCCCCGTGCCCCCCACCATCCTCATCAACCCGGAGATCGAGCCCCTGGACGAGGCCATGGAGACGGACTGGGAGGGTTGCCTCAGCGTGCCCGGCATGCGCGGCCTGGTGCCACGTCATCTGCATGTCAGGTACCGGGGCTTCGACCAGCGTGGGCGGCCCATCGAGGTCGAGGCCACGGATTTCCATGCCCGCGTGGTGCAGCATGAGTGCGACCATCTGGACGGCGTGCTCTATCCCCAGCGGGTACAGGACCTGAAGGATTTCGGTTTCTCGGACCCCCTGGCCCGGGCGGGTCGCTTCAGCGGCGGCGCGCCCTGCGACGATCCCCCCGAGTGATGCCATGGCGGGTCCTTTTCCGCCCCTGGTGCTGTTTGCCACCAACGGCCGCTTCTCCGCCGCGGTATTGGAGGGGCTGATCGGCGGCGGACTGATCCCCCGGGTCCTGGTGCTGCCGGGACAGGCGGGGACCTTCTACGAGCAGCCCGCCTGCGCCGCTGGCTCCACGGCCGAACTCGCCCGCCGCCGGGGGATCCCCCTGATCCACCTGCCACCCCATGCCCCCGAGAGCGCGGTAGAGCGGGTCTCGGAACTACGGCCCGTGCTCGGCATCATGGCCTGTTTCCCGCGCCCCCTGCCCATGGCCGTGGCTGATCTGCCGCCCTGGGGCACCCTCAACATCCATCCCTCGCGGTTGCCCCTGTACCGGGGGCCGGCGCCCCTGTTCTGGCAACTGCGGGACGGCGTGGAGCGGCTGCATGTGAGCCTGCATCGGGTGGTGCCGGAGCTGGATGCCGGAGACGTGGTGGCGCGGGAGACGGGACCCCTGCCCATGGGTGCCGGCGGCGCCGCCCTGGACCGCCGACTGGTCGCCCTCGGAGTGACCGGCCTCCTGGGATTGCTCGCGGCCCACCCCGACGGCGCCTTTAGCGACGAACGTCAGGATCCCGCGGCGGCCACCCGCCAGCCCTGGCCCGCACCCCCAGACTTCGCCGTGGACGCATCCCGCAGCGCGCGGCGGGCCTATACCTTCATGACCGGATGTGGCGACTGGCGCCAGCCGTTTCGGGTGCGGGGTGCGGGCGATCTGCTGCTGTCCCGCGCCGTGTCCTTCCGGGATACGGGGGCCCTGGGGATGCCGTGGCGGCCGGCGGGGGACACGGTGCTGGTACAGTGCGCCCCGGGGATACTGCGGGCCGTGCCCGAGCCCCCCAGGGCGGGGGCTCGTTAGACCTGCGCAGGACGGGCCATTTTTCGCCGCCGTGGCCTGGTTGATAATGGCCGCGAGCGCCAAGCATATGATGGGCATGTATAAATGGTAGCGGCGTGGGGACCTTCGGGTTGGTCTTTCCGCCACGAACAACAGACTCTCGCCAAGAACGCCAAGAACGCCAAGAAAACCTTAGCCAATTGTTTTCGTTGTATTCGTGACCTGTTCCATATCCGGTGGCCCAGGGAGCAAGGAGTACGGCATCCGGTACCAAGGATGATGGGCTAACTTGGCGATCTTGGCGCCTCGGCGAGAGAAAAATTCTTTTCATATACACTCATGAATTCTGCTGACGAACCGGGAGATCATGCAAAACCAATGGGACGATGAGTCTGTGGTCGCGTTCGAAGGGCCCCTCGGGCCGCGGGTCTACAGCTCCAGGCTGTTGGGCGCGGAGTCGGAGCTGGTGCTTCACGGTGGCGGCAACACCTCGGTCAAGGTGACGGAGCCCGATCTCTACGGCGAGCCCCGGGAAGTGCTCTATGTCAAGGGCAGCGGCTGGGACCTGGCCCGCATCGAGGCCGCCGGTTTCGCGCCCCTGGACCTCGCCGGCACGGCGCGGCTGGCGACCCTGGAGCGTCTCTCGGATCTGCACATGATGGCCGAACTCAAGCGCCTGTGTCTGCGGGCCGAGGCGCCCACGCCGTCGGTGGAGGCCATCCTCCACGCCGTGCTGCCCCACCGCTATGTGGACCACACTCACGCCGACGCCGTGGTGAGCATCACCAACACCCCCGGCGGCGAAGGGCACATCCGAGAGGTCTACGGTGACGAGGTGGTGGTCATCCCCTATGTCATGCCGGGTTTCGACCTGGCCCGCCGCTGCGCCGCCGAGTTCGCCCGCCGGGCCGGACCCGCCACCCGTGGCATGGTTCTCATGAACCATGGCATCTTCAGCTTCGGCGCCAGCGCCCGGGACTCCTACGACACCATGATCGAGTTGGTGAGCCGGGCCGAGGCATTCCTGAAGGCCAGAGGGGCGTGGGCGGGGCCGCCCGCCGAACCCGCAGGGTTAGCGTCGCCGCCGTTCCTGGCCCTGGCCCGGTTGCGCCGCGATGTGGCGGACGCCATGGGCCGGCCCTGCGTGCTGCGCCGCGATGCCGGGCCGGCGGTGGCCGCCTTCCTGGCCCGCCCCGACGTGGAGCGCATCACCCAGCGCGGGCCCGCCACGCCGGATCATGTCATCCGCACCAAGGCCGTGCCTCTGTGGGGGCGGGACGTGGCTGCCTATGGCAAGGCCTACCGCGCCTACTTCGAGCGCCATGCCGGCGCCGCGCGCACCCCCGTCACCCTGCTGGACCCCGCGCCGCGGGTGGTGCTGGACCCGGAACTGGGTCTGGTGGCCGTGGGCCGTGATGCCGGCGAGGCCGATGCGGTGGCGGACATCTATCGCCATACCATGGGCGTAATCGGCCGCGCCGAGGCCCTGGGCGGCTACCGCGCCCTGCCGGAGAAGGACCTGTTCGACATGGAGTACTGGGAGTTGGAGCAGGCCAAGCTGGCGCGGGGTGCCGGCGGGCCCGCCTTCCGTGGCGAGGTGGTGCTGGTGACGGGCGCGGCATCCGGCATCGGCCGGGCCTGCGTGGAGGCCTTCAGGGCCCGGGGCGCGGCGGTGGTGGCGGTGGATGTGGCGCCGGCGGTGGAGGCGCTGGACGACGGCGTGGGGGTACTCGCCGTGCGCTGTGATGTCAGCGACGAGGCGGCGGTCGCCGCCGCCCTGGCCCTGGCGGAACGTACCTTCGGAGGCCTGGACATGCTGGTGCTGAACGCCGGCTTATTCCCCGGGGGCACCCCCGTGGCCGCCGAGACGGCACAGCAGTGGCGCCGCGTCATGGCGGTGAATCTCGACGCCAACCTGTTCCTGTTGAAGCACGCCCATGGGCTCCTCAGGCTCGCGCCCCGCCATGGCCGGGTGGTGGTGATGGGCTCCCGCAACGTGGCGGCGCCGGGACTGGGGGCGGCCGCCTATTCCGCCTCCAAGGCGGCCCTGTTGCAACTGGCCCGGGTCACGGCCCTGGAGTGGGCGCCCGATGGCATCCGCGTCAACATGCTGCACCCCGACGCTGTCTTCGACACCGGGCTGTGGACCGCCGAGGTGCTGGCGGCGCGGGCCGCCCACTACGGCCTGTCCGTGGAGGCCTACCGTCGGCGCAACCTGCTGAAGACGGACATCACCAGCCGGCGGGTGGCGGAGCTGGCGGCGAACCTGTGCGGCGAGGACTACGCCTGTACCACCGGTGCCCAGCTGCCGGTGGACGGGGGCAACGAGCGGGTCATCTGACATGGCGCCGGTGGCCCCATGGCCGGGACGTGCTCTGACGACCCTGATGCTCCTGCCCTGGCTGGCGGCAGCGGTGGCCGGGGAGGTCATCAGCCGGTCCCATGTCCTACACCATGAGCTGGGGCCGGGGGAGGAGTTCGAGGGGATCAGGCTGCGGGGCGCCGTGGAGCTGGAGGCGGTGGACCTCGATGGCGTCGGCGTGGCGGGCCTCTCCGCGCTTGCCTGGGACGCGGATGAGGACCTGCTCTACGCCCTGTCCGACCGGGGGCGGATCTTCCACCTGCGGCCCCACATGGCGGACGGCATGCTGAAGGCGGTGGAGGGGCTGCGAGGGTTTCACCTGCGCAATGCCAACGGGCGTTACATCCCGCGGCGTCACGCCGATTCCGAGGGCATGGTGGCCCTCAATGCCGACAACGGCGTGCGCGGCGATACGCGGCTGGTGATCGGCTTCGAACAGACCCCGCGCCTGATGGTGTTCAGGCCGGACGGCCACTGGGCCGCCAGCTATGCCCTGCCCACCCCCCTCAGGCTGGTGGACAACTACAACCATCCCAACCGGGCTCTGGAGGCCGTGGCCTTCGTCGCGGGCGTAGGGCCGCTGACGGGACCGGAGCGCCCCTTCTGGAACGAGGCCGGGGAAGGGCTGAGGCTTTACGACCTCGAGGGGAATCACTGGCGCTACCCCCTGTCCCCGGACACCGACGCCTCCCTGGTGGCCATGGAATACCTGCCGGAGCGGGACCTTCTCACCCTGGAACGAAGCTTCGTATCGCCGTTCCACCCCCTGCGCATCCGCCTGCGCCGCGCCGAACTCCCGGATCACGCCGACGGAACCACCCTGGCGGTAGAGGAGGTGGCCCTGCTGGACAGCCATCGCGGCTGGAATATCGACAACTTCGAGGGCCTCGCCCATCATCGGGATAATCGCTGGTTCATGGTGAGCGACGACAACGAGCGCGGCCTGCAGAAGACCCTGCTGGTGTATTTCGAGCTATTGGCGCGCCCGGACCAGGTGCCCCACGTCGCCGCGGACAACCCTCCGCAGGAGCGCCGTTGAAGCCCACCCGGCCCGGGGTGCGTGCGGCGGGGTTTGGATGTCGGGATGAATCCCGACCTACAAAAAGCGTAACCGCGAAAGACGCGAAATGACGCGAAAAGGGAGAAGGTCCGGGAGGAGTGGCAGTTCGAAAAGGCGCAGCGGATCCACCGTTTCGGCGTCAGCAGAGCGGACGCGCGGGTGGTAATCTTTTCCCATTTCCCATTTCCCATTTCCCCTGGGGAGAAGGACAGAGGCGTAGGTCGGCTGCTCTTGGCAGCCGACGGAAACTCGGCGCTTTGCGGGCGCGGATGTCGGTTGCCAGGAGCAACCGACCTACATTCGTGCCCCGGGAACGTGCGGTGGTGGCGTACCTGTAGGTCGGGCTTCAGCCCGACAGCCCGCAGAGCCCGGGGTTCGCACGCAAGCGCGGTCCTACCGTTCGGCGATGCGATCGGCGAGGGTGCCCACGGTGGTGGCGAAGTAGTCCGAGCGGTTCCACTTCAGGAGCACGTGGTAGTTGTTGTAGACCACGTAGGCGGGGCCGTCGGGGCCGCCGGGTTGGACCACGGAGGCCCTGATGTCCACCGCGGGGAGATCCCGGCCGTCGGCCCGGCGCACGCCCAGGGCCTGCCATTCCTGCAGGTTCTTGCCGATATCCCGCCCCACCAGATCCGGGTCGAAGTCGGCTGGCAGGCGGGCCTTGCGTCCCCAGGTCTGCTCGGGGTTCCAACCGGAACGCGCCAGATAGTTGGCGGCGGAGGCGAAGGCATCGGCGGTGGTGGTCCAGATGTCCTTGCGGCCGTCGCCATCGTAGTCCTGGGCGAAGTTGAGGAAGCTGGAGGGCATGAATTGGACCTGCCCCATGGCCCCCGCCCACGATCCCTGCATGGCGGCGACGTCGATGTGCCCCTGGTCCAGGATCCGCAGGGCCTTCAGCAGTTCGCCGCGGAAGAAGGCGCTGCGGCGACCGTCGTGGGCGAGGGTGGCGAGGGCGGCGATCACCGGGTAGCCCCCGGTGATGCGGCCGAAATCGGTCTCGATGCCCCACAGGGCGACGATGAACCGGGGCTGCACCCCGTATTTATTGCCGATGGCCTCGAGCAACGGCCCGTGGGCCTCCAGCCGCTCGCGGCCCATGCGCACCCGCCGCGGCGGCAGCACCCGCTCCAGGTATTCCTCGAAGGTGAGGGTGAACTCCGGCTGGCTGCGATCCAGCTCGATGATCCGGGGAATGGGGGCGACGCCGGCGAAGGCATCCTCCAGCACGGACTCGGAGATCCCCGCTTCACGGGCCTCCTGCTTGAGCCCCGCGACCCAGGTGTCGAAGTCTTGGGCGTGGCCGGTGACGCTGAGGGCCGCCAGTAGCAGGATAAGGCCCAGCCCGCGCAGCGGGCGGGCCTTGACGATAAAGGGACGGAACATGAGCGGCCTCTAACCCAGTTGATAGTGTTTCTTGACGGGGGAGCGGATGTCCCAGGTACACGCGAGCCCGGCGTCGAAGCGCACCAGGTCACCGCGTTTCAGGGTCACCGGCGCGCCGTCCTCCGGGGTCACCACGGCCTCGCCCTCCAGGATGTAGCAGGTCTCGGCTTCGTCGTAGGTCCAGGGGAACACCGAGATCTCTTTTTCCCACAGTGGCCAGTCTTCCACGCCCATCACGTCGAGCTTGGCGGGGGAGGGCTTGCTCTCGACGGTAATGCTGTCCATCATCCTGCTCCAGCGGGTTATCGGTCAGGGGGCATAGTGTCCCTTGTTCCAGTGCGGCGGAAAAGCCCGGATTGGCAAGGGTCACCGGCTGAAGGGTCAGGGCTCGGGGGGCGCGGCAGCTCACGCCTTTACCCCTTCCGGGGCAACGGGCTCGTTGCCGCTGCAATCAATAAGAATCCAACCGTTAACTCTCATGGCGATACGCGCCACCCGAAATGATCAAAGAGGAGCGCGTATCGCCATGTTCGTTCCCTCACCCCATCGCTATACTCCGGGCATCCTGCCCTTCGCCCTGCGGGCCGCGCCAAGGCGCGTTCAAATCCGTTCCCGACGGATTTGTCCCAAAGGGAGAGGGGGAGATCGTGCTTCGCGACTTTCACGTTAACGAACAGGTAACAGCACCATGGACACCAAGACTTCGGGTAATCGCATCAAGTCCTTCCAGACTGCAGGCGGGGTGGCGCTGACCTGGCTCCAGGATATTGGGCTATT
The Gammaproteobacteria bacterium DNA segment above includes these coding regions:
- a CDS encoding formyltransferase family protein — its product is MAGPFPPLVLFATNGRFSAAVLEGLIGGGLIPRVLVLPGQAGTFYEQPACAAGSTAELARRRGIPLIHLPPHAPESAVERVSELRPVLGIMACFPRPLPMAVADLPPWGTLNIHPSRLPLYRGPAPLFWQLRDGVERLHVSLHRVVPELDAGDVVARETGPLPMGAGGAALDRRLVALGVTGLLGLLAAHPDGAFSDERQDPAAATRQPWPAPPDFAVDASRSARRAYTFMTGCGDWRQPFRVRGAGDLLLSRAVSFRDTGALGMPWRPAGDTVLVQCAPGILRAVPEPPRAGAR
- a CDS encoding bifunctional aldolase/short-chain dehydrogenase — protein: MQNQWDDESVVAFEGPLGPRVYSSRLLGAESELVLHGGGNTSVKVTEPDLYGEPREVLYVKGSGWDLARIEAAGFAPLDLAGTARLATLERLSDLHMMAELKRLCLRAEAPTPSVEAILHAVLPHRYVDHTHADAVVSITNTPGGEGHIREVYGDEVVVIPYVMPGFDLARRCAAEFARRAGPATRGMVLMNHGIFSFGASARDSYDTMIELVSRAEAFLKARGAWAGPPAEPAGLASPPFLALARLRRDVADAMGRPCVLRRDAGPAVAAFLARPDVERITQRGPATPDHVIRTKAVPLWGRDVAAYGKAYRAYFERHAGAARTPVTLLDPAPRVVLDPELGLVAVGRDAGEADAVADIYRHTMGVIGRAEALGGYRALPEKDLFDMEYWELEQAKLARGAGGPAFRGEVVLVTGAASGIGRACVEAFRARGAAVVAVDVAPAVEALDDGVGVLAVRCDVSDEAAVAAALALAERTFGGLDMLVLNAGLFPGGTPVAAETAQQWRRVMAVNLDANLFLLKHAHGLLRLAPRHGRVVVMGSRNVAAPGLGAAAYSASKAALLQLARVTALEWAPDGIRVNMLHPDAVFDTGLWTAEVLAARAAHYGLSVEAYRRRNLLKTDITSRRVAELAANLCGEDYACTTGAQLPVDGGNERVI
- a CDS encoding esterase-like activity of phytase family protein, coding for MAPVAPWPGRALTTLMLLPWLAAAVAGEVISRSHVLHHELGPGEEFEGIRLRGAVELEAVDLDGVGVAGLSALAWDADEDLLYALSDRGRIFHLRPHMADGMLKAVEGLRGFHLRNANGRYIPRRHADSEGMVALNADNGVRGDTRLVIGFEQTPRLMVFRPDGHWAASYALPTPLRLVDNYNHPNRALEAVAFVAGVGPLTGPERPFWNEAGEGLRLYDLEGNHWRYPLSPDTDASLVAMEYLPERDLLTLERSFVSPFHPLRIRLRRAELPDHADGTTLAVEEVALLDSHRGWNIDNFEGLAHHRDNRWFMVSDDNERGLQKTLLVYFELLARPDQVPHVAADNPPQERR
- a CDS encoding lytic murein transglycosylase, with protein sequence MFRPFIVKARPLRGLGLILLLAALSVTGHAQDFDTWVAGLKQEAREAGISESVLEDAFAGVAPIPRIIELDRSQPEFTLTFEEYLERVLPPRRVRMGRERLEAHGPLLEAIGNKYGVQPRFIVALWGIETDFGRITGGYPVIAALATLAHDGRRSAFFRGELLKALRILDQGHIDVAAMQGSWAGAMGQVQFMPSSFLNFAQDYDGDGRKDIWTTTADAFASAANYLARSGWNPEQTWGRKARLPADFDPDLVGRDIGKNLQEWQALGVRRADGRDLPAVDIRASVVQPGGPDGPAYVVYNNYHVLLKWNRSDYFATTVGTLADRIAER
- a CDS encoding cupin domain-containing protein; protein product: MDSITVESKPSPAKLDVMGVEDWPLWEKEISVFPWTYDEAETCYILEGEAVVTPEDGAPVTLKRGDLVRFDAGLACTWDIRSPVKKHYQLG